The following proteins come from a genomic window of Synergistota bacterium:
- a CDS encoding S41 family peptidase, which translates to MKFRVKVVFFLVFLSILSSSFAFGQESPSSSVTPSVPLPQNAIPTDLMGNLIQLWNIIRNYYVDPSKIDSEKLKYGALKGLVEALGDPYTRYEDPQEYKEEQIQLEGQYGGIGIIITKKDEKIVIVSPIEDTPAYKLGLKADDEIVRIGDEPTQGMGLSKVVKLLRGEPGTQVTIWIRRAGEDKLLKFTITRAKVKLKAVKSELIDKNIAYLRITYFNQNTTQELKAALEGLKKNGFKGIILDLRNNPGGLLNEAISVAKMFIDKGVIVSTKGRYPWHTVVYEADGTAIPYCPMVVLVNKGSASASEIVAGALQDHGRAKLVGVKTFGKGSVQTVIPFNDGSALHITVAYYYTPSGRLIHDKGLNPDVVVEQSEDSKKDLQLEKAKEILLKEMKRI; encoded by the coding sequence GTGAAATTTAGGGTTAAAGTAGTTTTCTTTTTAGTATTTCTTTCTATTTTGTCTAGCTCTTTTGCTTTTGGGCAGGAGAGTCCTTCAAGTTCTGTTACGCCTTCTGTTCCCCTTCCTCAGAATGCTATACCTACTGATCTTATGGGGAATTTGATTCAGCTCTGGAATATAATAAGAAATTATTACGTAGATCCTAGTAAAATAGATTCTGAAAAGCTCAAATACGGTGCCTTAAAAGGTTTAGTTGAAGCTTTGGGTGATCCATATACAAGATACGAGGATCCTCAAGAATATAAGGAAGAGCAGATTCAATTGGAGGGGCAGTATGGTGGCATAGGGATAATAATAACTAAGAAAGACGAGAAGATTGTAATTGTATCTCCTATAGAGGATACCCCTGCATATAAATTGGGTTTAAAAGCTGATGATGAGATAGTGAGGATTGGAGATGAGCCTACGCAAGGGATGGGACTTTCTAAGGTTGTTAAACTTCTTAGAGGAGAGCCTGGTACTCAAGTTACTATTTGGATAAGAAGAGCTGGGGAAGATAAACTTTTGAAGTTTACGATAACAAGGGCAAAAGTGAAGCTTAAAGCTGTTAAAAGTGAATTAATTGATAAGAATATAGCTTACTTAAGAATAACCTATTTTAATCAAAATACTACTCAGGAACTTAAAGCTGCATTAGAAGGGTTAAAGAAAAATGGCTTTAAGGGAATAATTCTGGATTTAAGAAATAATCCAGGTGGCCTTTTAAACGAAGCTATTTCTGTAGCTAAAATGTTTATAGATAAGGGTGTTATAGTTAGTACTAAGGGAAGGTATCCATGGCATACGGTTGTTTATGAGGCTGATGGGACCGCTATTCCCTATTGTCCGATGGTAGTTCTTGTTAATAAAGGGAGCGCAAGCGCTTCAGAGATAGTCGCAGGAGCTTTACAAGATCATGGTAGGGCAAAGCTTGTCGGGGTTAAGACGTTTGGCAAAGGTTCTGTTCAGACAGTTATACCTTTTAATGATGGTTCTGCTCTTCACATTACAGTTGCTTATTATTATACCCCTAGCGGTAGATTAATTCATGATAAGGGGCTTAATCCTGATGTGGTAGTTGAGCAATCAGAGGATTCTAAGAAGGATTTACAGCTTGAAAAAGCTAAGGAAATCCTTCTAAAAGAGATGAAAAGGATTTAA
- a CDS encoding divergent polysaccharide deacetylase family protein, which translates to MRFSTYLFIIAVVGLVLLVGTEILYLEISEFHAEHEIWSKLKKKYAFLSTFVEIRSRDLKLDISGGVGKRGSLHFAGFLEPDRRKSGLPKLAIIIDDLGYDAHLASKFISLPYKVNLAVLPFLRWSNFVSEKGYRGGKEIILHLPMQAYKHVVNRDVVSLGMDMEEIRDLINRALSSVDYAVGVNNHMGSLATTDPVLMRKVMSVLKEKGLFFVDSYTTPDSVAYHIALDVGLPCFYNSLFIDRYSGENRVEEYILKLVSLARRRTMTIGIGHAKSETFNALNKLLPVISKYVEVVFASEIVYHRGEVVKK; encoded by the coding sequence ATGAGGTTTTCAACATATCTATTTATTATAGCCGTAGTTGGTTTAGTACTCCTGGTCGGAACCGAAATTCTTTACTTGGAAATAAGTGAGTTTCATGCAGAGCATGAAATATGGTCCAAGTTGAAGAAGAAGTATGCTTTTCTTTCAACTTTTGTTGAGATCAGATCTCGAGATTTGAAGCTCGATATTAGTGGTGGTGTGGGGAAAAGGGGTAGCTTACATTTTGCTGGTTTTCTTGAACCAGATAGAAGGAAGAGCGGTCTTCCAAAGCTTGCCATAATAATAGATGATCTTGGTTATGATGCTCACTTGGCCTCAAAGTTTATATCTCTTCCTTATAAGGTGAATCTGGCGGTGCTTCCGTTTCTTAGATGGTCAAATTTTGTTTCGGAGAAAGGCTACAGGGGTGGAAAAGAGATTATTCTTCATCTTCCAATGCAAGCCTACAAGCATGTTGTTAATCGGGATGTTGTGAGTTTAGGTATGGATATGGAGGAAATAAGGGATTTAATAAATAGAGCTCTTTCGAGTGTTGATTATGCTGTTGGCGTTAATAATCATATGGGTTCTCTGGCTACTACTGATCCGGTACTTATGAGAAAGGTTATGAGCGTTTTGAAGGAAAAAGGATTATTTTTTGTGGACAGCTATACTACTCCTGATAGCGTAGCTTATCATATTGCGTTGGATGTGGGGTTACCATGTTTTTATAATTCTTTGTTCATAGATAGATATAGTGGAGAAAACAGAGTTGAGGAGTATATCCTTAAGCTTGTCTCCTTGGCTAGAAGAAGGACGATGACTATAGGAATAGGTCATGCTAAAAGTGAGACGTTTAATGCCTTAAACAAGCTTTTACCTGTGATAAGCAAGTATGTGGAGGTAGTTTTTGCCTCCGAGATAGTCTACCATAGGGGTGAGGTTGTTAAAAAATGA